The proteins below come from a single uncultured Carboxylicivirga sp. genomic window:
- a CDS encoding prolyl oligopeptidase family serine peptidase: MKFKLLLSPLLFLVPLITAAQIDIKYQQPSREIMELADVPLPPSTTTNDDASIVILIYRNQYKSIGELSVAEMKLAGIRTNPLTNMSSRITFYNNLEVIKKGNSEPQKVKGLPDNPRFSNFKWSPDQTKFSFANTTDDGTELWYLNLATLEAHRLTAPIVNGNLGNTPYTWLKDNSGLLVKTLPENRPALIDKSKAIPTGPVVSENDGKKAQNRTYQDLLKDKTDEQNFITLAESELNIIGLDGSSKEWAPTAIYGTISLSPDGNYVFLSVIKKPFSYLVPYYRFSTEYLIYNSKGEKVTLLENVPLTEDLPQGFMAERKGKRSFGWRADKPATIYWAEVLDDGDPEKEIDYRDEVFELAAPFTQEPTSLLKVKNRFNSITWCNDQLAIAYDYWWNTRNTKSYIFNPSNNQQQPEVLFDRNYQDRYNDPGSFITVKNTYNRNVLLYDKGSVYLEGDGFSAEGQKPFIDRMNLKSKKTARLFQANNKDKLETISKAIDIKKGIILTRIQSPTEYPNYYLRNIKTKKAPVPLTQFENPFKSLAGVHKEQINYTREDSLSLSGTLYLPANYDFEKKERLPLIMWAYPYEFKDKNSASQVTTSPNEFIYPWYGSPIFWVMKGYAVLDDASFPIVGEGESEPNDTFIPQLVSNAKAAIDYLDNQGYIDRKRVAVGGHSYGAFMTANLLSHCDLFAAGVARSGAYNRTLTPFGFQSEERNYWEAPNIYYEMSPFMHADQMKHPLLLIHGREDNNSGTYTMQSERYFNALKGLGATVRLVLLPSESHGYRARESVLHVLWEQDQWLEKYVKNKK; this comes from the coding sequence ATGAAATTCAAATTATTATTATCACCATTATTATTTTTAGTTCCATTAATTACAGCTGCTCAGATTGACATAAAATATCAACAGCCATCAAGAGAGATAATGGAATTAGCAGATGTTCCTTTACCACCTTCTACCACAACCAACGACGATGCATCCATCGTGATTTTAATTTACCGAAATCAATATAAAAGTATTGGAGAGTTATCGGTTGCAGAGATGAAACTAGCCGGAATCCGTACCAATCCGTTGACCAATATGTCATCTCGCATTACTTTTTACAACAACTTGGAAGTAATCAAAAAAGGAAATAGTGAACCTCAAAAAGTTAAAGGTTTGCCAGATAATCCTCGTTTCTCAAACTTCAAATGGTCACCTGATCAAACCAAATTTTCATTTGCCAACACAACAGATGACGGTACCGAGCTGTGGTATTTAAACCTTGCTACATTGGAGGCTCACCGTCTTACTGCTCCGATTGTAAACGGTAACCTCGGCAACACACCGTATACCTGGTTAAAAGACAATTCGGGTTTATTGGTAAAAACACTTCCTGAAAATCGCCCGGCATTAATCGATAAAAGTAAAGCCATTCCAACCGGACCTGTAGTATCTGAAAACGATGGAAAGAAAGCACAAAACAGAACTTACCAGGATTTGCTTAAAGATAAAACCGACGAACAAAACTTTATTACTCTTGCCGAATCTGAGCTTAACATTATTGGTTTGGATGGTTCATCGAAAGAGTGGGCTCCCACAGCTATTTACGGTACTATTAGCTTATCTCCTGATGGGAACTACGTTTTTCTATCAGTTATAAAAAAGCCTTTCTCTTACCTTGTTCCCTATTACAGATTCAGCACCGAATATTTAATTTACAATAGTAAAGGAGAAAAAGTCACCTTACTAGAGAATGTTCCTTTAACAGAAGATCTTCCTCAAGGCTTTATGGCCGAACGAAAAGGCAAACGTAGCTTTGGTTGGAGGGCTGATAAACCAGCAACGATATACTGGGCAGAAGTATTGGACGATGGCGATCCTGAAAAGGAAATTGACTATCGTGACGAAGTTTTTGAATTAGCTGCACCTTTTACACAGGAGCCAACTTCATTGTTAAAAGTCAAAAATCGTTTCAATTCAATAACCTGGTGTAACGACCAGTTGGCTATAGCTTATGATTATTGGTGGAACACACGCAATACCAAAAGCTACATTTTCAATCCTTCAAACAATCAGCAACAACCAGAGGTACTTTTTGATCGCAATTATCAGGACAGATATAACGATCCTGGATCGTTTATCACTGTTAAAAACACATATAATCGCAATGTTTTATTGTATGATAAAGGAAGTGTGTATCTCGAAGGTGATGGATTCTCTGCTGAAGGTCAAAAGCCTTTTATTGACAGGATGAATCTGAAATCGAAAAAAACCGCAAGATTATTTCAAGCTAATAATAAGGATAAATTAGAAACCATCTCTAAAGCAATTGACATCAAGAAAGGGATTATTTTAACGCGCATACAATCACCAACTGAATATCCAAATTACTATTTACGCAATATTAAAACCAAAAAAGCGCCTGTTCCATTAACTCAATTCGAGAATCCGTTTAAGAGTCTTGCCGGAGTTCATAAAGAACAAATTAATTACACCCGGGAGGATAGCTTGTCACTATCCGGTACTTTGTATCTTCCGGCCAATTACGACTTCGAGAAGAAAGAACGTCTTCCTTTAATTATGTGGGCCTATCCTTATGAATTCAAGGATAAAAACAGTGCATCACAAGTTACAACATCACCCAATGAATTTATCTATCCATGGTATGGTTCACCTATATTCTGGGTAATGAAAGGATATGCTGTTCTGGACGATGCATCTTTTCCAATTGTTGGCGAAGGTGAATCAGAACCTAATGATACATTTATACCGCAATTGGTGAGCAATGCCAAAGCAGCCATCGATTATCTGGATAATCAGGGTTACATTGATCGAAAAAGAGTTGCCGTTGGAGGTCACTCATACGGTGCCTTTATGACAGCAAACCTTTTAAGCCATTGCGATTTGTTTGCAGCGGGTGTTGCACGAAGCGGAGCGTACAACCGCACTCTTACACCATTTGGATTTCAGAGTGAGGAGCGCAATTACTGGGAAGCACCCAATATTTACTACGAAATGTCGCCCTTTATGCATGCCGATCAAATGAAACATCCTTTATTATTGATTCATGGTAGAGAGGATAATAATTCCGGAACCTATACCATGCAAAGCGAGCGCTATTTTAATGCCTTAAAAGGATTAGGAGCCACTGTTCGATTAGTATTACTACCCTCTGAAAGTCATGGCTATCGAGCACGCGAATCGGTTCTTCATGTTCTTTGGGAACAAGACCAGTGGCTGGAGAAATATGTAAAGAATAAGAAATAA
- a CDS encoding T9SS type A sorting domain-containing protein has translation MTHYYLNVITKLTYFLVAAFFLLSSPARAQDPTKECINCFSTELLALEADEACTTIQMQISASNCNYALSHLTIEVPCGTVSSASNSMGWPMEINSKDPTTGIWGLKIDDINDFGEDGDSSSFTIEYTICYSDAECKNIIEEGFDIAYKASTCVFTDQVEPEQSDLEAYLTPEDILCYGSNSGQIITTITEGKEPFSFQWNNGSTSKDLIDVAAGTYEVTITDANDKSLTLTAIINQPEDITTQANVQNTNCGQSDGYIEVSVTGGTEPYTYKWNNGATNSSITNLEEGQYTLTITDANDCAKTFSYNIYSTTSLRATITTSTLQCHEEGEGSLTVTPNGGIDPYTYLWDNGDTTATANNLNSGMHTVVITDAAGCSIEKTSYVIISKLNATAVINNPACNGEANGSATITVINGTEPYDIVWNTGSTETTITDLGAGWYWADITDANGCTYRKYVNITEPSEINLSASFTRTSCNENDSNIVINLHASGGTAPYSFYYEENEIDDSITITTTGDYEFTVIDSKGCEKTETIIVNRPETGLNTSIRITQPNCISDYGTAVITVENGVAPYTASWSDGSDAMTRNDLTDGNYQVIITDAVGCTSQHSVSITSVEIANAEIITPDVMPDCSSSNHNLFAFTNNATSFEWTITNSESGWNIDNEQVDQITYTAGDGTAWVKLSVTSSSNCMASDSILLSCIANDVDLPEDSITDGDKNCDPCYTITPTNVEKIDDNCYQYSLTVHTDGTCSYELSHMTFEIEGGYVKSIYNSKAWKVEANSTDPTTGLYGFKIDDISNFGKSSDQFNVEFTVCYDDEPQNTFAIAYKSAQCVSNDHVTFDLSAFINNINSSSYPNPFTDATQIKFTSAQTGNAELNIYDIYGNFIDCIYNGPVDENTYYNFEFRPTNTNEGIYFYRLICGDEIVQGKLMKIR, from the coding sequence ATGACACATTATTACCTAAACGTAATAACCAAATTAACCTATTTTCTTGTTGCTGCCTTCTTTTTACTATCAAGCCCTGCACGCGCTCAAGATCCAACAAAGGAATGTATAAATTGTTTTTCAACCGAGCTACTAGCGCTTGAAGCCGATGAAGCCTGCACCACCATACAAATGCAGATAAGTGCTTCGAATTGCAATTATGCATTATCTCATTTAACCATTGAAGTACCTTGCGGAACAGTTAGTTCGGCAAGTAACTCTATGGGATGGCCAATGGAAATTAATTCCAAAGATCCGACAACTGGTATCTGGGGGCTCAAAATAGATGATATTAATGATTTTGGTGAAGATGGCGATTCTTCATCTTTCACTATCGAATACACTATTTGCTACAGCGATGCAGAGTGTAAAAACATTATTGAAGAAGGCTTTGATATTGCCTACAAAGCTTCGACCTGTGTATTTACAGACCAAGTTGAACCTGAACAAAGTGATCTGGAGGCTTATCTTACACCTGAGGACATTCTCTGCTATGGGAGTAATAGTGGTCAAATAATAACAACTATTACAGAAGGTAAAGAACCCTTTTCTTTTCAATGGAATAATGGCTCTACCAGCAAAGATTTGATTGATGTTGCAGCAGGAACTTATGAAGTGACAATTACCGATGCTAATGATAAAAGCTTAACATTAACGGCTATTATCAATCAGCCTGAAGACATAACCACACAAGCCAATGTTCAAAATACAAATTGCGGACAAAGTGATGGTTACATAGAAGTTAGCGTTACTGGAGGTACAGAACCATATACCTACAAATGGAATAATGGGGCAACCAATTCTTCTATTACTAATTTGGAAGAGGGACAATACACACTTACTATAACAGATGCAAATGATTGCGCAAAAACGTTCTCTTACAATATATACAGTACAACATCGTTACGAGCAACCATAACTACCTCTACCCTTCAATGCCATGAAGAAGGAGAAGGTAGTTTAACTGTAACACCTAACGGTGGAATAGACCCATATACCTATCTTTGGGACAATGGTGATACAACGGCAACAGCAAACAATTTGAATAGCGGAATGCATACAGTAGTTATTACAGATGCAGCAGGATGTAGCATCGAAAAAACGTCATATGTTATCATCAGCAAACTTAATGCTACCGCAGTAATAAATAATCCAGCATGTAACGGAGAAGCCAACGGGTCAGCAACCATCACTGTGATTAATGGTACCGAACCTTATGATATAGTTTGGAATACCGGTTCAACAGAAACTACCATTACTGATTTAGGAGCTGGATGGTACTGGGCTGATATTACAGATGCAAATGGATGTACATATCGAAAATATGTAAACATTACAGAACCTTCAGAAATTAATTTATCTGCATCGTTTACAAGAACATCATGTAATGAAAATGATTCGAATATTGTAATTAATCTTCATGCATCCGGAGGAACTGCTCCCTACTCCTTCTACTATGAGGAAAATGAAATTGATGACAGTATAACTATAACCACAACTGGAGATTACGAATTTACAGTAATTGATTCCAAAGGATGTGAAAAAACTGAGACAATAATAGTTAATCGCCCTGAAACAGGTTTAAACACATCCATCAGAATCACTCAACCAAACTGTATCAGCGATTATGGAACAGCGGTTATTACAGTTGAAAATGGCGTTGCTCCTTACACTGCCTCCTGGTCTGACGGCTCTGATGCTATGACCAGAAATGACCTGACAGACGGTAATTATCAGGTTATAATAACAGATGCAGTTGGATGTACTTCGCAACATAGTGTTTCAATAACTTCGGTTGAAATTGCTAATGCTGAAATAATAACTCCGGATGTGATGCCAGATTGCTCATCATCAAACCACAATCTGTTTGCATTTACCAATAATGCTACCTCCTTTGAATGGACTATTACTAATTCAGAATCAGGATGGAATATAGACAATGAGCAAGTCGATCAGATTACCTATACCGCTGGAGATGGCACTGCCTGGGTTAAACTATCAGTAACCAGTTCTAGCAATTGCATGGCCAGCGATTCAATTTTACTTTCATGTATTGCCAATGATGTGGATCTACCAGAAGATTCTATCACAGATGGTGATAAAAACTGCGATCCATGTTATACAATTACTCCAACCAATGTTGAAAAAATTGATGACAATTGCTATCAATACTCATTAACCGTTCATACCGACGGCACATGTAGTTATGAATTATCGCATATGACCTTTGAAATTGAAGGTGGATATGTAAAATCAATTTATAATTCAAAAGCTTGGAAAGTCGAAGCCAATTCAACAGATCCAACAACAGGCTTATATGGATTCAAAATTGATGACATCAGCAACTTTGGTAAAAGTAGTGATCAATTTAATGTGGAATTCACTGTATGTTACGATGATGAACCACAAAATACTTTTGCAATAGCCTACAAATCGGCGCAATGTGTAAGTAACGATCACGTAACATTCGACCTTTCTGCCTTCATTAATAATATTAATAGCTCCTCTTATCCAAATCCATTTACTGATGCAACTCAGATAAAGTTTACATCAGCACAAACAGGCAATGCTGAGTTGAATATTTACGATATCTATGGTAACTTTATAGATTGTATTTACAACGGACCGGTTGATGAAAATACTTATTACAATTTCGAATTCCGTCCAACCAATACTAATGAAGGTATATATTTCTATCGCTTAATTTGTGGTGATGAAATTGTACAAGGTAAATTAATGAAGATTCGCTAA
- a CDS encoding chorismate-binding protein: MNTTHITDQLKTVLEEGSDSVVLYRLPFKKKKILHVGNAKYLTDLNNELLSDTSFIIHPFQSKKFPIVKVDQQFKDVLEGEFDDDITNLLIPLFKKYLQEDNVLATQFEEYRQQFNKMYDALSAGSLNKVILSKIKLADRIDATSIIPLFNELSSLYEHAFVYALVTPETGVWIGAGPELLLKKEQECLHTVSLAGTLPSKDDAEWGHKELDEQGLVTAYMEEVLMRNYITNYSKKGPYTIKAGQVCHLKTDFHFKLNNLNGEVTELLSQLHPTPAVCGMPKELAFDVISKTESNRREYYAGFLGPVDNGDFSFFVNIRCMKVTRSKAALFIGGGLTLGSEVNKEWDETELKAQTLLSVMKNVANLQGYE; encoded by the coding sequence GTGAATACAACGCATATTACAGATCAATTAAAAACGGTATTGGAAGAAGGAAGTGATTCTGTTGTCTTATACAGACTTCCCTTTAAGAAGAAGAAAATTTTGCATGTTGGGAATGCTAAATATTTGACTGATTTAAATAATGAATTATTGTCAGATACAAGCTTTATCATTCATCCTTTTCAATCTAAAAAATTTCCAATTGTTAAGGTTGATCAGCAATTTAAGGATGTCTTAGAAGGTGAGTTTGATGATGACATTACAAATTTACTGATACCTCTATTTAAAAAGTATTTACAAGAAGATAATGTTCTGGCTACTCAGTTTGAAGAGTATCGTCAGCAATTTAATAAGATGTATGATGCTTTATCTGCCGGAAGCCTGAATAAAGTAATTTTGTCTAAAATTAAATTAGCTGATCGTATTGATGCCACCAGTATCATTCCTCTATTTAACGAGTTAAGTAGTTTATATGAACATGCCTTTGTTTATGCGCTGGTTACTCCCGAAACGGGTGTTTGGATAGGCGCTGGTCCTGAGCTTTTATTAAAGAAGGAGCAGGAATGTTTGCACACCGTATCTTTGGCCGGAACACTACCTAGTAAGGATGATGCAGAATGGGGGCATAAGGAATTGGATGAGCAAGGATTGGTTACTGCATATATGGAAGAGGTGTTAATGCGTAACTACATTACTAATTACTCAAAAAAAGGTCCTTATACAATAAAAGCAGGGCAGGTTTGTCATTTAAAAACAGATTTTCATTTTAAGTTAAATAATTTAAATGGAGAGGTGACAGAATTATTATCTCAGCTTCATCCAACCCCTGCTGTTTGTGGGATGCCAAAAGAACTGGCTTTTGATGTTATTTCAAAAACAGAATCAAACAGAAGAGAGTACTATGCTGGATTTCTGGGGCCGGTTGATAATGGAGATTTTTCGTTTTTTGTAAATATTCGTTGTATGAAAGTAACCCGGTCGAAAGCTGCTTTATTTATAGGTGGGGGATTAACGCTGGGGAGCGAAGTAAATAAAGAGTGGGATGAAACAGAGTTGAAGGCTCAAACTCTTTTGTCGGTAATGAAAAATGTAGCTAATTTGCAGGGATATGAATAA
- the menD gene encoding 2-succinyl-5-enolpyruvyl-6-hydroxy-3-cyclohexene-1-carboxylic-acid synthase, whose translation MNKSVSEKKVVKTLVDICLAEGLKEVVISPGSRNAPLTITFAAHPEFNCYSVVDERSAGFFALGIAQQTRKPVALVCTSGSALLNYAPALSEAFYQNIPLMVISADRPMEWIDQGDGQTIRQVGALDNVVKYSCNIPTYLEENDWYVKRLVSEAFYNCMNRKPGPVHINMPLREPLYGKTVHPEDKIRTIHQYPAEYRLSDSQVKELSAVWNQSDSILILVGSLFPSSQLHELLNQLSGFEQVVILTEVGSNIQGSQIIGGIDKVVSTITEEEIYFYKPSLLITMDGAVVSKMVKKFLRSYPAKYHWHLSSVNRHLDTYKQLTASIEAEPLDFFQQLLPVLESKKSRFRTTWLNRRERSEKHHAEYLDNAPWSDLKVFEKLEQKLPKEYMLQWGNSSAIRYAQLFEGFQKYESFCNRGTSGIDGCTSTAVGASFISQKPTLLISGDLSFLYDSNGLWNNQLQPNLRILVFNNGGGGIFRFIPGPSDTDELETFFEAKHSLNVKPLAEMYGLNYLFASDEESLELGLDQLFADSDKAIILEVKTPDKESASVLRSYFKRLKEEL comes from the coding sequence ATGAATAAATCGGTTTCCGAGAAAAAAGTTGTTAAAACTTTAGTTGATATATGTTTGGCAGAAGGATTGAAGGAAGTAGTAATTTCACCCGGTTCGAGAAATGCACCGTTGACGATTACTTTTGCTGCACATCCAGAATTTAATTGTTATAGTGTGGTTGATGAGCGTAGTGCAGGTTTTTTTGCCTTGGGGATAGCTCAGCAAACACGTAAGCCGGTTGCATTGGTTTGTACTAGTGGCTCGGCTTTATTGAATTATGCTCCGGCTCTTTCCGAAGCGTTTTATCAGAATATTCCTTTGATGGTAATTAGTGCCGATAGACCAATGGAGTGGATTGATCAAGGTGATGGTCAAACCATTCGTCAGGTCGGAGCCCTAGATAATGTGGTGAAGTATTCGTGTAATATACCTACCTATCTTGAAGAAAATGATTGGTATGTGAAGCGTTTGGTAAGTGAAGCATTCTATAATTGTATGAATCGGAAACCTGGTCCGGTGCATATTAATATGCCTTTGCGCGAACCCTTGTATGGAAAAACAGTACATCCCGAAGATAAAATCAGAACTATTCATCAATATCCGGCAGAATATCGATTGTCAGATTCTCAGGTAAAAGAGTTATCCGCAGTCTGGAATCAATCAGACAGTATTCTGATATTGGTTGGATCATTGTTTCCATCATCGCAATTACATGAGTTGTTAAACCAGTTATCTGGTTTTGAACAGGTGGTTATTTTAACTGAAGTGGGTTCCAATATTCAAGGTTCACAAATTATAGGTGGAATAGATAAGGTTGTTTCAACCATTACAGAGGAGGAAATATACTTTTATAAGCCAAGCCTATTAATTACCATGGATGGTGCTGTTGTATCAAAGATGGTGAAAAAGTTTTTACGCAGTTATCCTGCCAAATACCATTGGCATCTAAGTTCAGTGAATCGTCATTTGGATACATATAAGCAGTTAACTGCAAGTATTGAAGCTGAGCCACTCGATTTCTTTCAGCAGTTATTACCTGTATTGGAATCGAAGAAAAGTCGTTTTAGAACAACTTGGCTTAATCGACGAGAAAGATCAGAAAAGCATCATGCCGAGTATTTAGATAATGCTCCCTGGAGTGATTTAAAAGTATTTGAAAAGCTGGAACAGAAGTTACCAAAAGAGTATATGTTGCAGTGGGGTAATAGCTCAGCTATCCGTTATGCGCAGTTGTTTGAAGGATTTCAGAAATACGAATCTTTTTGTAATCGTGGTACCAGTGGTATTGATGGATGTACAAGTACAGCTGTAGGAGCATCGTTTATCAGCCAAAAACCAACTTTACTGATTAGTGGTGATCTTTCATTTTTATACGATAGTAATGGCTTGTGGAATAATCAACTACAACCAAATCTGAGGATTTTGGTTTTTAATAATGGAGGAGGAGGAATCTTCCGTTTTATCCCGGGTCCATCAGATACCGATGAATTGGAAACATTTTTCGAGGCCAAACACTCCTTAAATGTGAAGCCATTGGCCGAAATGTATGGATTAAATTATCTCTTTGCATCAGATGAAGAAAGTCTTGAATTGGGATTGGATCAACTTTTTGCAGATAGTGATAAAGCAATTATTTTAGAAGTAAAAACACCTGACAAAGAAAGTGCCAGTGTGTTAAGATCATATTTTAAACGCTTAAAAGAAGAATTATGA